From a single Brassica napus cultivar Da-Ae chromosome C9, Da-Ae, whole genome shotgun sequence genomic region:
- the LOC106411929 gene encoding probable receptor-like protein kinase At1g80640 isoform X1 codes for MRQIVITAIVLLQASVLLHKSTCDVVFLNTQEESLAPQPSSAPFTPSLSPGYQQEEKEQHSDNMRLVISIGASFSLVAIILVFSLWVFHRRRNLKNSGCECGFSRFLNRSKTLDKRYTKQGVAPLIDYSAIEKGTNGFNESNILGRGGFGCVYLATLDNNVQAAVKKLDCDNDEAAKEFKCEVEILSKIQHPNIISLLGYSTNDTARFIVYELMPNVSLESHLHGASRGLAITITWPMRMKIALDIARGLEYLHERCHPAIIHRDLKSSNILLDCNFNAKISDFGLAVVNGPKKKNLKLSGTVGYVAPEYLLDGQLTEKSDVYAFGVVLLELLLGKKPVEKIGPGECESIITWAMPYLTDRTKLPNVVDPAIKDTMDLKHLYQVAAVAVLCVQPEPSYRPLITDVLHSLIPLVTMELGGTLKTIRRSASMDHS; via the exons atgaggcAAATTGTTATTACAGCAATTGTTTTACTACAAGCTTCTGTTCTTCTTCACAAATCCACATGTGATGTTGTGTTCCTCAACACACAAGAAGAATCTCTTGCTCCTCAGCCTTCTTCTGCTCCTTTCACTCCTTCCTTATCtcctg GATATCAACAGGAAGAGAAGGAACAACATAGTGACAACATGAGACTGGTGATTTCAATTGGAGCTTCTTTTTCCTTAGTTGCAATCATCTTAGTTTTCTCTCTTTGGGTTTTCCATAGAAGAAGAAACCTCAAGAACTCAG GCTGCGAGTGCGGTTTCTCACGGTTCTTGAATCGCTCAAAAACACTGGACAAGAGATATACAAAGCAGGGAGTAGCGCCTTTGATTGATTACAGTGCGATAGAAAAAGGAACTAATGGTTTCAACGAGAGTAACATTCTGGGTCGAGGCGGATTTGGATGCGTGTATTTAGCTACACTAGACAACAACGTTCAAGCCGCCGTTAAGAAGCTAGACTGTGACAATGACGAAGCAGCAAAAGAGTTTAAG TGTGAGGTTGAGATATTGAGTAAGATCCAGCACCCGAATATAATCTCCTTATTGGGTTACAGCACCAATGATACTGCAAGATTCATCGTCTATGAGTTGATGCCGAATGTATCTCTAGAATCTCACTTGCAcg GAGCTTCTAGAGGTTTAGCGATCACAATCACATGGCCTATGAGGATGAAGATTGCTCTTGACATAGCGAG GGGACTAGAGTATTTACATGAACGTTGTCATCCAGCGATCATTCACAGGGACTTGAAATCTTCCAACATATTATTGGATTGTAATTTCAACGCTAAG ATTTCAGATTTTGGTCTTGCTGTTGTGAATggaccaaagaagaagaaccttAAACTCTCAGGAACAGTTGGCTACGTTGCACCAGAGTATCTTCTCGAcg GACAATTGACAGAGAAGAGCGACGTGTATGCTTTTGGAGTAGTGTTATTAGAGCTTCTACTTGGTAAAAAACCTGTTGAGAAGATAGGTCCTGGTGAATGTGAATCCATCATCACTTGG GCAATGCCTTATCTAACTGATAGAACCAAGTTACCTAACGTCGTAGATCCTGCTATTAAAGACACTATGGACTTGAAACATCTTTACCAG GTGGCAGCAGTGGCGGTTTTGTGCGTGCAGCCAGAACCGAGTTATAGACCGTTGATTACAGACGTGTTGCATTCTCTTATACCTTTGGTTACCATGGAACTTGGTGGAACTTTGAAAACCATCAGAAGATCTGCTTCCATGGATCACTCTTAG
- the LOC106411929 gene encoding probable receptor-like protein kinase At1g80640 isoform X2, with translation MRLVISIGASFSLVAIILVFSLWVFHRRRNLKNSGCECGFSRFLNRSKTLDKRYTKQGVAPLIDYSAIEKGTNGFNESNILGRGGFGCVYLATLDNNVQAAVKKLDCDNDEAAKEFKCEVEILSKIQHPNIISLLGYSTNDTARFIVYELMPNVSLESHLHGASRGLAITITWPMRMKIALDIARGLEYLHERCHPAIIHRDLKSSNILLDCNFNAKISDFGLAVVNGPKKKNLKLSGTVGYVAPEYLLDGQLTEKSDVYAFGVVLLELLLGKKPVEKIGPGECESIITWAMPYLTDRTKLPNVVDPAIKDTMDLKHLYQVAAVAVLCVQPEPSYRPLITDVLHSLIPLVTMELGGTLKTIRRSASMDHS, from the exons ATGAGACTGGTGATTTCAATTGGAGCTTCTTTTTCCTTAGTTGCAATCATCTTAGTTTTCTCTCTTTGGGTTTTCCATAGAAGAAGAAACCTCAAGAACTCAG GCTGCGAGTGCGGTTTCTCACGGTTCTTGAATCGCTCAAAAACACTGGACAAGAGATATACAAAGCAGGGAGTAGCGCCTTTGATTGATTACAGTGCGATAGAAAAAGGAACTAATGGTTTCAACGAGAGTAACATTCTGGGTCGAGGCGGATTTGGATGCGTGTATTTAGCTACACTAGACAACAACGTTCAAGCCGCCGTTAAGAAGCTAGACTGTGACAATGACGAAGCAGCAAAAGAGTTTAAG TGTGAGGTTGAGATATTGAGTAAGATCCAGCACCCGAATATAATCTCCTTATTGGGTTACAGCACCAATGATACTGCAAGATTCATCGTCTATGAGTTGATGCCGAATGTATCTCTAGAATCTCACTTGCAcg GAGCTTCTAGAGGTTTAGCGATCACAATCACATGGCCTATGAGGATGAAGATTGCTCTTGACATAGCGAG GGGACTAGAGTATTTACATGAACGTTGTCATCCAGCGATCATTCACAGGGACTTGAAATCTTCCAACATATTATTGGATTGTAATTTCAACGCTAAG ATTTCAGATTTTGGTCTTGCTGTTGTGAATggaccaaagaagaagaaccttAAACTCTCAGGAACAGTTGGCTACGTTGCACCAGAGTATCTTCTCGAcg GACAATTGACAGAGAAGAGCGACGTGTATGCTTTTGGAGTAGTGTTATTAGAGCTTCTACTTGGTAAAAAACCTGTTGAGAAGATAGGTCCTGGTGAATGTGAATCCATCATCACTTGG GCAATGCCTTATCTAACTGATAGAACCAAGTTACCTAACGTCGTAGATCCTGCTATTAAAGACACTATGGACTTGAAACATCTTTACCAG GTGGCAGCAGTGGCGGTTTTGTGCGTGCAGCCAGAACCGAGTTATAGACCGTTGATTACAGACGTGTTGCATTCTCTTATACCTTTGGTTACCATGGAACTTGGTGGAACTTTGAAAACCATCAGAAGATCTGCTTCCATGGATCACTCTTAG
- the LOC106412315 gene encoding polynucleotide 5'-hydroxyl-kinase NOL9, with the protein MSESEKKPLIIPKDWSDAASSVSCSSLQRPVALVCGPKDSGKSTFSRNLVKVLLLQRYKRVAYLDIDVGQPEFTLPGFLSLTVVDRSILDQDWSAPCLMTPERCFFYGDDSSKRDPKAYLQFVYTLFDYYQLNFCKSSENKTALPLVINTPGWVKGIGYHVLVDVLRYVSPSHVVKINIYDYNKNLPAGLFWLDGYHDEIPHLMEIQSAYRVSYKRSAAEKHDRRLMRDARIIAYFKQCIKGKEVDTNKELSYELASLVPYEVPISSLTISHLHCQIPSSELFYSLNASIVGLGISSEVFEDLPLCVGLGIVRGIDTERGILYVITPVAENVVEKVDLLWQGFIQLPTSLLEVKDYRSPYLSPYVLAST; encoded by the exons ATGTCGGAATCAGAAAAGAAACCACTTATCATACCAAAGGATTGGTCTGATGCAGCGAGTTCCGTTTCCTGCAGCTCGTTGCAACGGCCTGTAGCTTTGGTCTGTGGTCCTAAAGACAGTGGGAAGAGCACGTTCTCCCGTAATCTTGTTAAagttcttcttctccaaag ATACAAGAGGGTTGCTTATTTGGACATTGATGTTGGCCAGCCTGAGTTCACTCTACCTGGTTTCCTCTCTCTCACAGTTGTCGATAGATCCATTCTAg ACCAGGATTGGTCAGCTCCATGTTTAATGACACCGGAGAG ATGTTTTTTCTATGGTGATGATTCTTCAAAGAGAGATCCAAAGGCTTATCTACAGTTTGTATACACCTTGTTCGATTACTACCAGCTTAACTTCTGCAAGTCGAGCGAGAATAAAACTGCGTTGCCTCTTGTCATCAACACACCAGGCTGGGTTAAAG GTATTGGCTATCATGTATTGGTGGACGTATTGAGATATGTTTCTCCCTCCCACGTTGTGAAAATCAACATCTATGATTACAACAAGAACCTTCCAGCTGGGTTGTTCTGGTTAGACGGTTATCATGATGAGATACCTCATTTGATGGAGATCCAATCTGCTTACCGAGTCAGTTACAAGCGATC CGCAGCAGAAAAGCATGATCGTCGTTTGATGAGGGATGCGCGTATAATCGCCTACTTCAAGCAATGCATTAAAGGAAAAGAAGTAGACACGAACAAAGAGCTAAGCTATGAGCTCGCTTCTCTTGTTCCTTATGAGGTTCCAATATCGAGTTTAACAATCAGTCATCTACATTGTCAG ATCCCAAGTTCAGAGTTGTTTTATAGTTTGAATGCTTCCATTGTTGGCTTGGGGATTAGCTCCGAAGTGTTTGAAGATTTGCCTTTGTGCGTTGGTCTTG GAATCGTGAGGGGTATAGACACAGAGAGAGGAATCTTGTATGTGATCACTCCAGTTGCAGAAAATGTAGTTGAGAAAGTTGATCTTCTATGGCAAGGCTTCATTCAGTTACCTACTAGTCTTTTGGAGGTGAAAGATTACAGGTCTCCATATCTATCTCCCTATGTCCTAGCTTCTACCTAA